The Streptomyces seoulensis genome contains a region encoding:
- a CDS encoding response regulator transcription factor has translation MTTTSPQGRTELLRPDGSPVRVLVVDDELSITELLSMALRYEGWRIRSAGDGQGALRSAREFRPDAVVLDMMLPDMDGLTVLSRLRRELPDVPVLFLTAKDAVEDRIAGLTAGGDDYVTKPFSLEEVVARLRGLIRRSGATDKRPDSVLVVGDLSLDEDSHEVWRAGDSIHLTATEFELLRFLMRNPRRVLSKAQILDRVWSYDFGGQANVVELYISYLRRKIDAGREPMIHTRRGAGYLIKPAVS, from the coding sequence ATGACCACGACCTCGCCCCAGGGGCGTACCGAACTGCTGAGGCCGGACGGTAGCCCCGTCCGCGTCCTGGTGGTGGACGACGAGCTGTCGATCACCGAACTGCTGAGCATGGCGCTCCGGTACGAGGGCTGGCGGATAAGGAGCGCGGGGGACGGGCAGGGCGCGCTGCGCTCGGCCCGCGAGTTCCGGCCGGACGCCGTGGTGCTGGACATGATGCTGCCGGACATGGACGGGCTGACCGTGCTCAGCCGGCTCCGCCGTGAACTGCCCGACGTACCCGTGCTGTTCCTGACCGCCAAGGACGCGGTGGAGGACCGGATCGCCGGACTCACCGCGGGCGGGGACGACTACGTCACCAAGCCGTTCAGCCTGGAGGAGGTCGTGGCCCGGCTGCGCGGGCTGATCCGGCGCTCCGGGGCCACCGACAAGCGCCCCGACTCCGTGCTCGTCGTGGGCGACCTCAGCCTGGACGAAGACAGCCACGAGGTCTGGCGGGCCGGGGACTCCATCCACCTGACCGCCACCGAGTTCGAGCTGCTCCGCTTCCTCATGCGCAACCCGCGCCGGGTGCTGAGCAAGGCGCAGATACTGGACCGGGTCTGGTCGTACGACTTCGGCGGGCAGGCGAACGTCGTGGAGCTGTACATCTCCTATCTGCGCCGGAAGATCGACGCCGGCCGCGAGCCGATGATCCACACCCGGCGCGGGGCCGGCTATCTGATCAAGCCCGCCGTGTCGTGA
- a CDS encoding ATP-binding protein, whose product MRRARTPRTLRTRLVVASVVLIAVVCAVIGTVTTLALHEHLYQQLDGKVRDIAVRAVGRPHPSPVPLDPAATALASAVATESPAERVTTLLTRGPNQTRTVAAYVRDGAIVSGAVSDEQKDGSGVFKRMRAERLTGEQTAALATVPKDGSAHTVHLPGLGDYLVRYAVSRDSADRYYVALPTAEMDGVVDTLVLVEVCVTVAGLVAASLAGTVIVGVATRPLRRVARTATRVSELPLHSGEVNLSERVPDAECDPHTEVGRVGAALNRMLDHVNGALHARQESETRVRRFVADASHELRTPLASIRGYAELTRRGRETVGPDTRHALGRIESEAARMTLLVEDLLLLARLDAGRPLQFDRTDLAPLVVDTVSDARAAGLDHTWRLDLPDEPALVTADAARLQQVLVNLLGNARRHTPPGTTVTARVRRQGERMRVQVEDDGPGVPAGLLPHVFERFARGDSARTRATGSTGLGLAIVRAVVTAHGGTVEVESAPGRTVFTVGLPAAGPETAPHSQSGHSVTTRARQGS is encoded by the coding sequence GTGCGCCGCGCGCGTACCCCGCGCACCCTGCGGACGCGGCTGGTCGTCGCGTCCGTCGTGCTGATCGCCGTGGTCTGCGCGGTGATCGGTACGGTGACCACGCTCGCCCTGCACGAGCACCTGTACCAGCAACTCGACGGCAAGGTCCGGGATATCGCCGTACGCGCGGTCGGCCGCCCGCACCCGTCGCCCGTCCCGCTGGACCCGGCCGCCACCGCGCTCGCCTCGGCGGTGGCCACCGAGAGCCCCGCCGAACGGGTGACCACCCTGCTCACCAGGGGCCCCAACCAGACGCGGACCGTCGCCGCGTACGTGCGCGACGGCGCGATCGTGTCCGGGGCCGTGTCCGACGAGCAGAAGGACGGCAGCGGCGTCTTCAAACGGATGCGCGCCGAGCGGCTCACCGGCGAGCAGACCGCCGCGCTCGCCACCGTGCCGAAGGACGGCAGCGCCCACACCGTCCACCTGCCCGGCCTGGGCGACTACCTGGTCCGGTACGCGGTCAGCCGCGACAGCGCCGACCGGTACTACGTCGCCCTGCCCACCGCCGAGATGGACGGTGTCGTCGACACCCTGGTGCTGGTCGAGGTCTGCGTCACCGTCGCCGGGCTCGTCGCGGCCTCGCTGGCCGGGACCGTCATCGTCGGCGTCGCCACCCGCCCCCTGCGCCGGGTCGCCCGCACCGCCACCCGTGTCTCCGAACTCCCCCTGCACTCGGGCGAGGTGAACCTCAGCGAGCGTGTCCCCGATGCCGAGTGCGACCCGCACACCGAGGTCGGCCGGGTCGGCGCCGCGCTCAACCGGATGCTCGACCACGTCAACGGCGCCCTGCACGCCCGCCAGGAGAGCGAGACGCGGGTCCGGCGCTTCGTCGCCGACGCCAGTCACGAGCTGCGCACCCCGCTCGCCTCGATACGCGGCTACGCCGAACTGACCCGGCGCGGGCGGGAGACGGTAGGCCCGGACACCCGGCACGCGCTGGGCCGGATCGAGTCCGAGGCGGCCCGGATGACGCTGCTGGTGGAGGACCTGCTGCTGCTGGCCCGGCTGGACGCGGGCCGCCCGCTCCAGTTCGACCGCACCGACCTGGCCCCGCTGGTCGTGGACACCGTCAGCGACGCCCGCGCGGCCGGCCTGGACCACACCTGGCGACTCGACCTGCCCGACGAACCGGCGCTGGTGACCGCCGACGCGGCCCGGCTCCAGCAGGTGCTGGTCAACCTGCTGGGCAACGCGCGCCGGCACACCCCGCCGGGCACCACGGTCACCGCACGGGTCCGGCGGCAGGGCGAGCGGATGCGCGTACAGGTCGAGGACGACGGTCCGGGCGTCCCGGCCGGGCTGCTGCCGCACGTCTTCGAGCGGTTCGCGCGCGGCGACTCCGCCCGCACCCGTGCCACCGGGTCCACCGGCCTCGGTCTCGCCATCGTGCGGGCCGTCGTCACCGCGCACGGCGGCACCGTGGAGGTGGAGAGCGCGCCGGGCCGGACGGTGTTCACCGTGGGGCTGCCCGCGGCCGGGCCGGAGACGGCGCCGCACTCACAGTCGGGCCACAGCGTCACCACACGGGCGCGACAGGGGAGTTGA
- a CDS encoding ATP-binding cassette domain-containing protein, with protein sequence MSLRYDTCTYTYGRRKRPVLDGFTYEVQPGLTVLLGPNGAGKSTLLRLGASVTTPRSGSVNLGRLKAGSREYRRAVAWMPQNIAAVPSLTAREYVAYVGWLKGMNRSEAWDAARGALRQVELADKEDERTSDVSGGQLRRIGVAGALVHGARVLLLDEPTAGMDPRQRRVFRDLLRGLSGDVAVLLSTHDVADLAEEADQVAVLESGRLLHSGTTASFLAHCPPGVPDGRMAEGAYSAVLDGSPGSLI encoded by the coding sequence GTGAGCCTTCGCTACGACACCTGTACCTACACCTACGGGCGCAGGAAGCGGCCGGTGCTGGACGGGTTCACCTACGAGGTGCAGCCGGGGCTCACGGTTCTGCTCGGCCCCAACGGCGCCGGCAAGTCCACCCTGCTGCGGCTGGGCGCCTCCGTCACCACCCCCCGGTCCGGCAGCGTGAACCTGGGAAGGCTGAAGGCCGGCAGCCGCGAGTACCGCCGGGCCGTCGCCTGGATGCCGCAGAACATCGCCGCCGTGCCGTCGCTGACCGCCCGCGAGTACGTCGCGTACGTCGGCTGGCTCAAGGGCATGAACCGCAGCGAGGCGTGGGACGCGGCCCGGGGCGCCCTGCGTCAGGTGGAGCTGGCCGACAAGGAGGACGAGCGGACCAGTGACGTATCCGGCGGACAGCTCCGCCGCATCGGCGTGGCCGGTGCCCTGGTGCACGGTGCGCGGGTGCTGCTGCTCGACGAGCCCACGGCCGGTATGGACCCCCGCCAGCGACGCGTCTTCCGGGACCTGCTGCGCGGCCTGTCCGGGGACGTCGCGGTGCTGCTCTCCACGCACGACGTCGCCGACCTCGCCGAGGAGGCGGACCAGGTGGCTGTGCTGGAGTCCGGCCGGCTGCTCCACTCCGGCACGACGGCCTCGTTCCTCGCTCACTGCCCGCCCGGCGTGCCCGACGGCCGGATGGCCGAGGGCGCCTACAGCGCGGTGCTCGACGGTTCGCCGGGCTCCCTCATCTAG
- a CDS encoding SSI family serine proteinase inhibitor: MSPLLSRRATRSGPPRRGLAPLAASLTSLTSLLCGLAAAPAGAVPAMPSPPLPEDRVGDHLTLVVQGAGTGRDGVRELFCHPAAGDHPEPAEACRVLDENTRWGRDTFAPVPPDSICTMIDGGPATAHVTGYWAGRPVDATFRRGGGCEIARWDRLVPFLPDMGPDA, encoded by the coding sequence ATGAGTCCTCTCCTGTCCCGCCGGGCGACCCGGTCCGGCCCGCCGCGGCGCGGTCTCGCGCCCCTCGCGGCTTCCCTCACCTCCCTCACCTCCCTCCTCTGCGGCCTCGCCGCCGCCCCGGCCGGTGCCGTCCCCGCCATGCCCTCACCCCCGCTCCCGGAGGACCGCGTCGGCGATCACCTCACCCTCGTCGTGCAGGGCGCCGGGACCGGGCGGGACGGAGTGAGGGAACTGTTCTGCCATCCCGCCGCCGGTGATCATCCGGAGCCCGCCGAAGCCTGCCGCGTGCTCGACGAGAACACCCGCTGGGGTCGGGACACCTTCGCGCCGGTCCCCCCGGACAGCATCTGCACCATGATCGACGGCGGCCCCGCCACCGCCCACGTCACCGGGTACTGGGCCGGCCGCCCCGTGGACGCCACCTTCCGGCGGGGCGGCGGCTGCGAGATCGCCCGCTGGGACCGCCTCGTGCCCTTCCTCCCGGACATGGGGCCGGACGCCTGA
- a CDS encoding MarR family transcriptional regulator — MDGTPRPPASPAEALTAMDHLIAAHLIGQQEMARRLGLTVTDLTCFGFVLQAGPDLLTAGDLAALAQVTTGAVTGILNRLERAGYVTRRPDPTDRRRVRVAAVPAAVSRVEAAYGGHYTRLMTLFADYTPAELAVITDWFTRATALAHESRAELSTEESG; from the coding sequence ATGGACGGCACGCCCCGCCCGCCCGCGAGTCCGGCCGAGGCGCTGACCGCGATGGACCACCTCATCGCCGCGCACCTGATCGGCCAGCAGGAGATGGCCCGGCGGCTGGGCCTGACCGTCACCGACCTGACCTGCTTCGGCTTCGTCCTCCAGGCCGGCCCCGACCTCCTCACGGCAGGCGACCTCGCGGCCCTCGCCCAGGTCACCACCGGCGCGGTGACCGGCATCCTCAACCGCCTGGAGCGCGCCGGCTACGTCACCCGCCGCCCGGACCCCACCGACCGCCGCCGGGTCCGCGTAGCGGCGGTCCCGGCGGCGGTGTCCCGCGTGGAAGCCGCGTACGGCGGCCACTACACCCGCCTGATGACCCTCTTCGCGGACTACACCCCGGCCGAACTGGCCGTCATCACCGACTGGTTCACCCGGGCGACGGCCCTGGCCCACGAGTCCCGGGCGGAACTGTCGACGGAGGAGTCCGGCTGA
- a CDS encoding DUF2797 domain-containing protein, translating to MAAQKWTCTGLRWSLEGPALVWSGGRRSALTWGKRVAFGVLDGTARRCVGARGHLCPTRTAVPGRSTGARCEDCARLDRAHSVAADTIADDPRPYRVYLAWFGPGLVKVGITAAERGSARLLEQGAVCFSWLGTGPLMAARRTEELLRAALGVPDRIPYAVKRTVRASLPGGAEERAAEVVALHARAVSLGNWPESLVPAPCQVVDHMDEFGLQRAGPAAGAVIELVAGGRVGGELVAAAGPDLHLAVEGRGVLVLDTRLLPGWELTPAQEGSEITLPVKDFGARQDGLF from the coding sequence ATGGCAGCACAGAAGTGGACGTGTACGGGACTGCGCTGGTCCCTGGAGGGCCCCGCGCTGGTCTGGTCCGGCGGGCGCCGCAGCGCGCTGACCTGGGGGAAGCGGGTCGCCTTCGGCGTGCTCGACGGCACGGCGCGGCGATGCGTGGGGGCGCGGGGGCACCTGTGCCCGACGAGAACGGCCGTGCCCGGGCGGAGTACGGGCGCCCGCTGCGAGGACTGCGCCCGGCTGGACCGCGCGCACTCCGTGGCCGCCGACACGATCGCCGACGACCCCCGGCCGTACCGCGTCTATCTGGCCTGGTTCGGGCCCGGTCTGGTCAAGGTCGGCATCACCGCGGCCGAGCGCGGGTCCGCCCGGCTGCTGGAGCAGGGCGCCGTCTGCTTCAGTTGGCTCGGCACCGGCCCCCTGATGGCCGCCCGGCGCACCGAGGAACTGCTGCGGGCCGCGCTCGGCGTCCCGGACCGGATCCCGTACGCCGTGAAGCGCACCGTGAGAGCGTCCCTGCCGGGCGGTGCCGAGGAGCGGGCGGCGGAGGTGGTGGCCCTGCACGCGCGGGCCGTCTCCCTCGGGAACTGGCCCGAGTCCCTCGTCCCGGCGCCCTGCCAAGTCGTCGATCACATGGACGAGTTCGGACTTCAGCGGGCCGGACCCGCCGCGGGCGCCGTCATCGAGCTGGTGGCCGGGGGCCGGGTCGGCGGGGAACTCGTCGCGGCCGCCGGGCCCGATCTGCACCTGGCCGTCGAGGGGCGCGGGGTGCTCGTGCTGGACACCCGGCTGCTGCCCGGCTGGGAGCTGACCCCAGCTCAGGAGGGCAGCGAAATCACCTTGCCAGTAAAGGACTTCGGCGCCCGTCAGGACGGCCTTTTCTGA
- a CDS encoding hybrid sensor histidine kinase/response regulator codes for MSSRPSRGAARLAAILDALPDALLLVNANGTVVNANTIALEAFEAPGTALVGRGLLDLLPQFDSKLIPGSMRRPDHMDPHGRTKPTRMVARRTDGTDFPVEVTSANLENPQQAYDGSAYTGDELLMLVVRDLSGTVDTEAELARSQRQTEMILRAASEGVVGTDTDGRIVLVNPAAAQILGYRAGELGGRELHTLVLHSRADGSPFQYDESPLADTLRSGRKHRVRGQVLWSKSGDEVSVDLTTAPVRDGDQLVGAVMTFTDRRPYQSLADEKEAVEKAHAEELERLAEEHASELAALREKHATEVEELTEQGAAELAELREKLQEELAAGEERYAALGEREKDRYEALAGRHEQLLTLLATSLRGPLDELRRELAALAADDAGQLWPEANQVLHHLSAGYARITALIDNVLGFQRLDSGTEDITRTKVMLDAVVAAGVDGAVELIGPGRVQFAVHAPPIEAEVDPQRLAIALAHLVADVAGVDATGNAPVSAAGYLDNTVVVAAAQRGEVARIEVRGPYTGGDPVHEPIVRGIVRAHGGVLQTHEVPGMSGRAYVLEVPLGGGAGTVAARVPDPREAVSSGAEIALVGDQGGRRRARRSSTDAFLESEVAGADAADAPGAAAPTGRRRRRGAPAAEEPGPAAIESAEPGSGGTGRRRGRPAEIAPVGDGVAAEGAVMTAAEHAAGTAASNTGLGGAVPPQGVPVPAGQVARQGSGEAQAALPPALPAAGGPTAPGAEVATSDDAAPTGRRRRALAAAAERAAAQDTGARTVFALPPAEADRTPEPEAAAQGVHVGPIPGAPLPGAGTAAGTGAAPGMAVGAVPVPGQGVGPAQAVAQAPVQGAAQAPAPDMAPAAGPAPAAPAPGPAPAVPPVQAAPVPPQQSPADGDPGDDGRHDAVPVDQSEDHTPPQPHPTTAPTGRRRRAVAQPAQAEPGIPAQGAPGAGIPAQATSGQPLPVPAQAPAPEAAVPAQPLPAEAAPAQAAPAAAVAPVPAQAAPVPQPWPDDEDDDTAGAGLPGAALPPQFTPQQQPRAAQPLPAEAPGGGEPDSTQGRAISVRTLGQGVPFVRQAAQVQQPTATPPPHATNGGGRRRKLGTPAPRPEAQPEPGARPHPEAVAAPAQPRRAPGTEGVGRSYAIGAPDANAAEGPEPLDGPGGAVEVADTPRPQPMDDELPPEPLDNPRRLLVWPAPDVTTSDALSSRGYRPVVVHSREEVDAQIAAFPAALFVDPLTGPITRTALQSLRQAAVAAEVPVLVTAGLGQASREAAYGADPAVLLKALAPRDSEQHPPRVLLIEEHAEIALALTATLERRGMQVARAASDGDAVTLAGQFRPNLVVMDLMQTKPRQAGIVDWLRANGQLDRTPLVVYTAAVDQADLPKLASGETVLFLAERSTSDEVQGRIVDLLARIGTN; via the coding sequence GTGAGCAGCAGGCCATCCCGAGGCGCTGCTCGCCTCGCAGCCATACTCGACGCCCTGCCCGACGCGTTGCTCCTGGTCAACGCCAACGGCACGGTCGTCAATGCCAACACCATCGCCCTGGAGGCGTTCGAGGCACCCGGTACGGCGCTCGTGGGGCGGGGCCTCCTCGATCTGCTCCCGCAGTTCGACTCCAAGCTGATCCCCGGCTCGATGCGCCGCCCGGACCACATGGACCCGCACGGCCGGACCAAGCCGACCCGGATGGTCGCCCGGCGCACGGACGGCACCGACTTCCCGGTCGAGGTCACCAGCGCGAACCTGGAGAACCCGCAGCAGGCGTACGACGGTTCGGCCTACACCGGCGACGAACTGCTGATGCTCGTCGTGCGGGACCTGTCCGGGACCGTGGACACCGAGGCCGAACTCGCCCGCTCCCAGCGGCAGACCGAGATGATCCTGCGCGCCGCCTCCGAGGGCGTCGTCGGCACGGACACCGACGGCCGGATCGTGCTCGTGAACCCCGCCGCCGCGCAGATCCTCGGCTACCGCGCCGGTGAGCTGGGCGGCAGGGAACTGCACACCCTCGTCCTGCACTCCCGCGCCGACGGCTCCCCGTTCCAGTACGACGAGTCCCCGCTCGCCGACACCCTGCGCTCCGGGCGCAAGCACCGGGTGCGCGGGCAGGTGCTGTGGTCCAAGAGCGGTGACGAGGTCTCCGTCGACCTGACCACCGCCCCGGTGCGCGACGGCGACCAGCTCGTCGGCGCCGTCATGACCTTCACCGACCGGCGCCCGTACCAGTCCCTCGCCGACGAGAAGGAGGCGGTGGAGAAGGCGCACGCCGAGGAGCTGGAGCGGCTCGCCGAGGAACACGCCTCCGAACTGGCCGCGCTGCGCGAGAAGCACGCCACCGAGGTGGAGGAGCTGACCGAGCAGGGTGCCGCCGAGCTGGCGGAGCTGCGCGAAAAGCTCCAGGAGGAACTGGCCGCGGGCGAGGAGCGCTACGCCGCCCTCGGCGAGCGCGAGAAGGACCGCTACGAGGCCCTCGCCGGCCGCCACGAGCAGTTGCTCACCCTCCTCGCCACCTCGCTGCGCGGCCCGCTGGACGAGCTGCGCCGCGAACTGGCCGCCCTCGCCGCCGACGACGCGGGCCAGTTGTGGCCCGAGGCCAACCAGGTGCTGCACCACCTCTCGGCCGGGTACGCCCGCATCACCGCCCTCATCGACAACGTCCTCGGCTTCCAGCGCCTCGACTCCGGCACGGAGGACATCACCCGGACCAAAGTGATGCTGGACGCGGTCGTCGCGGCCGGCGTCGACGGTGCCGTGGAGCTGATCGGGCCGGGCCGCGTGCAGTTCGCCGTGCACGCGCCGCCCATCGAGGCCGAGGTCGACCCGCAGCGGCTCGCCATCGCGCTCGCCCACCTCGTGGCGGACGTGGCGGGCGTGGACGCCACCGGCAACGCCCCGGTGTCGGCCGCCGGTTACCTGGACAACACCGTCGTGGTCGCGGCCGCGCAGCGCGGCGAGGTCGCGCGGATCGAGGTGCGCGGGCCGTACACCGGCGGCGACCCGGTGCACGAGCCGATCGTGCGCGGGATCGTCCGGGCGCACGGAGGTGTGCTCCAGACACATGAGGTACCGGGCATGAGTGGGCGTGCCTACGTCCTCGAAGTGCCGTTGGGCGGTGGCGCCGGGACGGTCGCCGCGCGCGTCCCGGACCCGCGCGAGGCCGTGTCGTCCGGCGCCGAGATCGCCCTCGTGGGCGATCAGGGCGGACGGCGGCGGGCGCGGCGGTCCTCCACCGACGCGTTCCTGGAGAGCGAGGTGGCGGGCGCGGACGCGGCCGACGCACCGGGTGCTGCCGCGCCCACCGGGCGGCGCCGCAGGCGTGGTGCCCCGGCGGCCGAGGAGCCGGGTCCGGCCGCGATCGAGAGCGCGGAGCCGGGGTCCGGCGGCACCGGACGGCGGCGCGGACGCCCCGCCGAGATCGCCCCCGTCGGCGACGGGGTGGCCGCCGAGGGCGCCGTGATGACGGCGGCCGAGCACGCGGCCGGGACCGCCGCTTCCAACACGGGACTTGGCGGCGCGGTGCCGCCGCAGGGCGTACCGGTGCCCGCGGGCCAGGTCGCCCGTCAGGGCTCGGGCGAGGCCCAGGCGGCCCTGCCGCCCGCGCTGCCCGCCGCCGGGGGCCCGACGGCTCCGGGCGCGGAGGTCGCGACCTCCGACGACGCGGCGCCGACCGGCCGTCGCCGCCGCGCGCTGGCGGCCGCCGCCGAGCGTGCCGCCGCGCAGGACACCGGCGCGCGTACGGTCTTCGCCCTGCCGCCGGCCGAGGCGGACCGCACGCCGGAGCCGGAGGCCGCGGCGCAGGGTGTGCACGTCGGGCCGATCCCGGGGGCTCCGCTGCCGGGTGCGGGTACGGCCGCGGGTACGGGGGCCGCTCCGGGTATGGCCGTGGGTGCCGTTCCGGTGCCGGGACAGGGCGTGGGCCCGGCTCAGGCCGTCGCTCAGGCCCCGGTCCAGGGTGCCGCTCAGGCCCCGGCTCCGGACATGGCTCCCGCCGCGGGCCCCGCTCCCGCGGCACCGGCCCCCGGCCCCGCTCCCGCCGTGCCCCCCGTCCAGGCCGCCCCCGTACCCCCGCAGCAGTCCCCCGCCGACGGCGACCCGGGCGACGACGGGCGGCACGACGCGGTGCCCGTGGACCAGTCCGAGGACCACACGCCTCCGCAGCCGCATCCCACCACCGCGCCCACCGGCAGGCGCCGCCGGGCCGTGGCCCAGCCCGCGCAGGCGGAGCCGGGCATCCCGGCGCAGGGCGCGCCCGGTGCGGGCATCCCGGCGCAGGCCACCTCCGGCCAGCCCCTCCCGGTGCCCGCGCAGGCGCCCGCTCCCGAGGCTGCCGTACCCGCGCAGCCGCTGCCCGCCGAGGCCGCGCCGGCTCAGGCGGCGCCCGCTGCGGCCGTTGCGCCCGTTCCCGCTCAGGCGGCGCCGGTTCCGCAGCCCTGGCCCGACGACGAGGACGACGACACCGCGGGCGCGGGCCTGCCCGGTGCCGCGCTGCCGCCGCAGTTCACGCCGCAGCAGCAGCCGCGTGCCGCGCAGCCGTTGCCCGCCGAGGCGCCCGGAGGCGGCGAACCCGACTCCACCCAGGGCCGCGCGATCAGTGTGCGCACGCTGGGGCAGGGCGTGCCGTTCGTCCGGCAGGCCGCCCAGGTGCAGCAGCCGACCGCGACCCCGCCCCCGCACGCGACCAACGGCGGCGGACGCCGCCGCAAGCTGGGCACCCCCGCCCCGCGTCCGGAGGCGCAGCCCGAGCCGGGCGCGCGCCCGCACCCCGAGGCCGTGGCGGCCCCCGCGCAGCCGCGCCGGGCGCCCGGCACCGAGGGTGTCGGACGGTCGTACGCCATAGGAGCTCCGGACGCGAACGCGGCCGAGGGGCCCGAGCCGCTGGACGGGCCGGGCGGCGCCGTGGAGGTCGCGGACACCCCGCGCCCGCAGCCGATGGACGACGAACTGCCCCCGGAGCCGCTGGACAACCCGCGCCGGCTGCTGGTGTGGCCCGCGCCGGACGTGACGACCTCGGACGCGCTCAGCAGCCGCGGCTACCGGCCGGTGGTCGTGCACTCGCGCGAGGAGGTCGACGCGCAGATCGCGGCGTTCCCCGCCGCGCTGTTCGTGGACCCGCTGACCGGCCCGATCACCCGGACCGCGCTCCAGTCGCTGCGCCAGGCGGCCGTGGCCGCCGAGGTGCCGGTGCTGGTGACGGCCGGACTCGGCCAGGCGAGCCGGGAGGCGGCGTACGGCGCCGACCCCGCCGTGCTGCTGAAGGCGCTGGCGCCGCGCGACAGCGAGCAGCATCCGCCGCGGGTGCTGCTGATCGAGGAGCACGCGGAGATCGCGCTGGCGCTCACCGCCACGCTGGAGCGGCGCGGCATGCAGGTGGCGCGGGCCGCGAGCGACGGCGACGCGGTGACGCTGGCGGGACAGTTCCGGCCGAACCTCGTGGTGATGGACCTGATGCAGACCAAGCCCCGCCAGGCCGGGATCGTGGACTGGCTGCGCGCCAACGGGCAGCTCGACCGGACCCCGCTGGTCGTCTACACCGCCGCGGTCGACCAGGCCGACCTGCCGAAGCTGGCGTCGGGCGAGACGGTGCTGTTCCTCGCGGAGCGTTCCACCAGCGACGAGGTGCAGGGCCGGATCGTGGACCTGCTGGCGCGGATCGGCACCAACTGA
- a CDS encoding HGxxPAAW family protein, whose protein sequence is MSLYDEGHTIAGWTGCAIATLGSGVVGAGVCTGSVPALVGGTVIVAASVLVTWVLHLSGWGKPPGVRPRPEWGLRVRDTQARGGHPGCVGCALAGRRPDSAPVGVRAESIPLSPIE, encoded by the coding sequence ATGAGTCTGTACGACGAGGGTCACACGATCGCCGGGTGGACCGGGTGTGCCATCGCCACCCTCGGCAGTGGTGTCGTGGGTGCGGGGGTGTGCACGGGGTCCGTTCCGGCTCTCGTGGGCGGAACGGTGATCGTGGCGGCGAGCGTGCTGGTCACCTGGGTGCTGCACCTCAGCGGGTGGGGCAAGCCGCCGGGTGTGCGGCCGCGTCCGGAGTGGGGTCTGCGGGTGCGCGACACGCAGGCCCGCGGCGGGCATCCGGGGTGCGTGGGCTGCGCGCTGGCGGGCCGGCGTCCGGACTCCGCGCCCGTGGGGGTCCGTGCCGAATCGATACCTCTGTCTCCGATCGAGTGA
- a CDS encoding BRO-N domain-containing protein yields MHEHDDTTRLPERGAIDIDDFVFAATGARVRRLTTPDGEHWFPAVDVATRLGYVNTRQALLHHVPTDGHQSLEDLARSVYGETTSRRIAGHGLKKSMRMVNLRSLILLVNGCTKPESAPFKTWVAEVIVTIQRDGTYSLDPAPLQTTPGTSYVMPRQVADAIVRLEERNLRADEALAAAQAEHLAQMREANEERARVSEHLARQTEQLGTLAHRVGGVQDVLTRIADALDQIVDRVRPAQPPEPQQATITPQRLLATWRERNLVVTDDVHAVAAYLAPALVRGPAACRLEDVATRTGLTLDRVHDCVRMLIKRGCVRQTGSAADGVPVYTLA; encoded by the coding sequence ATGCACGAGCACGACGACACGACCAGGCTGCCCGAGCGGGGCGCGATCGACATCGACGACTTCGTGTTCGCGGCCACCGGAGCCCGCGTACGAAGGCTGACCACCCCCGACGGCGAGCACTGGTTCCCGGCCGTGGACGTGGCGACGAGGCTCGGGTACGTGAACACGCGGCAGGCACTGCTGCACCATGTTCCGACGGATGGCCACCAGAGTCTCGAAGACTTGGCACGAAGCGTCTATGGAGAGACCACTTCGCGCAGAATCGCAGGTCACGGGCTCAAGAAGTCCATGCGGATGGTGAATCTGCGGTCCCTGATCCTCCTCGTGAACGGGTGCACCAAGCCCGAGAGCGCCCCCTTCAAAACCTGGGTCGCCGAAGTCATCGTCACCATCCAGCGCGACGGCACCTACAGCCTCGACCCCGCCCCGCTCCAGACCACTCCAGGCACCTCCTACGTCATGCCCCGACAGGTAGCCGACGCCATCGTCCGCCTGGAGGAGCGCAACCTGCGGGCCGACGAGGCGCTCGCCGCCGCGCAGGCCGAGCATCTCGCGCAGATGCGGGAGGCCAACGAGGAGCGTGCCCGCGTCAGCGAGCACCTGGCACGCCAGACCGAGCAGTTGGGCACCCTCGCCCACCGGGTAGGCGGCGTCCAGGACGTCCTCACCCGCATCGCCGACGCCCTCGACCAGATCGTCGACCGCGTGCGTCCCGCCCAGCCCCCCGAGCCGCAGCAGGCGACGATCACCCCTCAGCGCCTCCTCGCCACCTGGCGCGAGCGCAACCTCGTCGTCACCGACGACGTGCACGCCGTCGCCGCCTACCTGGCCCCCGCGCTGGTGCGCGGCCCGGCCGCCTGTCGGCTGGAGGACGTCGCCACCCGGACCGGCCTCACCCTCGACCGTGTCCACGACTGCGTACGCATGCTGATCAAGCGCGGCTGCGTACGGCAGACCGGCAGCGCGGCGGACGGGGTTCCCGTCTACACGCTCGCGTGA